One window from the genome of Pandoraea fibrosis encodes:
- a CDS encoding MetQ/NlpA family ABC transporter substrate-binding protein → MQRRKIFKLLAGVGAATVFATQFAAPAAAADAINLKVGVTGGPHAQIFDEVKKVAAKDGLNIKVIEFSDYVQPNAALSSGDLDVNSYQHQPYLDAQVKDRGYKLESIAKTVIFPMGIYSKKLKSLADLKSGDKVSLPNDPTNGGRALLLLQKQGLLKLRADAGLKATPLDVVENPKKLKFVELDAAQLPRSLDDVAVAVINTNFAMEAGLNPKRDSLAIEDANGPYANVLVIRTADKSKPWVAKLIKAYHSPEVKAFIEQKFGGSVVTAW, encoded by the coding sequence ATGCAACGTCGTAAGATTTTCAAGCTGCTGGCCGGCGTCGGTGCCGCTACGGTCTTCGCCACCCAATTCGCCGCGCCTGCTGCCGCAGCCGATGCCATCAACCTGAAGGTCGGTGTCACGGGCGGCCCGCACGCCCAGATCTTCGATGAAGTGAAAAAAGTGGCGGCCAAGGACGGCCTGAACATCAAGGTCATCGAATTCAGCGATTACGTGCAGCCGAATGCCGCACTGTCGTCGGGCGATCTGGATGTGAACAGCTACCAGCACCAGCCGTACCTCGACGCGCAAGTGAAAGACCGTGGCTACAAGCTCGAGTCGATCGCCAAGACCGTGATCTTCCCGATGGGCATCTACTCGAAGAAGCTCAAGTCGCTGGCCGATCTCAAGTCGGGCGACAAAGTGTCGCTGCCGAACGATCCGACCAATGGCGGCCGTGCGCTGCTGTTGCTGCAAAAGCAGGGCCTGCTCAAGCTGCGTGCCGATGCCGGTCTGAAGGCAACGCCGCTCGACGTGGTCGAGAACCCGAAAAAGCTGAAGTTCGTAGAACTGGACGCTGCTCAACTGCCGCGCTCGCTTGACGACGTGGCCGTGGCCGTCATCAACACCAACTTCGCGATGGAAGCCGGCCTGAACCCGAAACGCGATTCGCTCGCCATCGAAGACGCCAACGGCCCGTATGCCAACGTGCTGGTCATTCGTACCGCCGACAAGAGCAAGCCGTGGGTGGCCAAGCTGATCAAGGCTTACCACTCGCCGGAAGTGAAGGCATTCATCGAGCAGAAATTCGGTGGCTCGGTCGTGACGGCCTGGTAA
- a CDS encoding methionine ABC transporter permease, whose amino-acid sequence MWSEMFDLFVSSFWETLIMVGISGLIGAVVGVPLGVLLYLTDRNGVLQNLPTNRIVGIIVNAVRSTPFIILLVAVIPFTRLIVGSSIGTMAAVVPLTIAAAPFVARLVETALREVDRGLIEAAQSMGATTGQIVMKVLLPEALPGIVAGLTITFVSLVGYSAMAGAIGGGGLGDLGIRYGYQRFLPEVMITVVLILIVFVQLVQTFGDWLVRRLSHK is encoded by the coding sequence ATGTGGAGTGAAATGTTCGATCTGTTCGTCTCCTCGTTCTGGGAGACGCTCATCATGGTCGGGATTTCCGGCCTGATTGGTGCGGTCGTTGGCGTGCCGCTTGGCGTGCTGCTGTATCTGACGGATCGTAATGGCGTGTTGCAGAACCTGCCGACCAATCGCATCGTCGGCATCATCGTCAACGCCGTGCGCTCGACACCGTTCATCATCCTGCTCGTAGCCGTGATTCCGTTCACGCGACTCATCGTCGGTTCGTCCATCGGCACGATGGCCGCCGTGGTGCCGCTGACCATTGCTGCTGCACCGTTCGTGGCGCGTCTGGTGGAGACCGCGCTGCGCGAGGTCGACCGTGGCCTCATCGAAGCGGCTCAATCGATGGGCGCGACAACCGGTCAGATCGTCATGAAGGTGCTGCTGCCCGAGGCATTGCCCGGTATCGTGGCGGGCCTGACGATCACGTTCGTGAGTCTCGTCGGCTACTCGGCGATGGCCGGCGCCATCGGGGGCGGCGGTCTGGGCGATCTGGGCATCCGATACGGGTATCAACGCTTCCTGCCGGAAGTCATGATCACTGTCGTGCTGATCCTGATTGTCTTTGTGCAACTGGTGCAGACGTTCGGCGACTGGCTGGTGCGCCGTCTGAGCCATAAGTAA
- a CDS encoding methionine ABC transporter ATP-binding protein, with the protein MIELQNITQRFAGPKGPIDALSNISLSIERGEVFGIIGRSGAGKSTLVRVINLLNRPSDGTVRVDGQDLTSLSSDELRQARRRIGMIFQHFNLLSSRTVYDNVALPLELAGMSAAEIRAKVLPLLELVGLTAQKDRYPAQISGGQKQRVGIARALASEPQVLLSDEATSALDPETTRSILELLKRINRELGLTVVLITHQMEVIKQVCDRVAVLDAGRVVEQGRVIDVFLRPRHEVTRALIGDVIAQELPEGVRERVASRIGNGHDHLYRLAFSGAGVDQPLLSEAIRRYELDFNILHGQIDEIQGQAFGSLAVLAGGTPARVAEAMAFLASQGVVVEELSHVE; encoded by the coding sequence ATGATCGAACTCCAGAACATTACCCAGCGATTTGCTGGACCCAAGGGGCCGATCGACGCGCTTTCCAATATCAGCCTGTCGATCGAGCGCGGCGAAGTTTTCGGCATCATTGGCCGAAGCGGCGCCGGCAAGAGCACGCTTGTGCGCGTGATCAACCTGCTCAATCGCCCGAGCGACGGCACAGTGCGCGTGGACGGCCAGGATCTGACGTCGTTGTCCTCGGACGAGTTGCGTCAGGCGCGCCGTCGCATCGGCATGATCTTCCAGCACTTCAACTTGCTTAGCTCGCGCACCGTCTACGACAACGTGGCGCTGCCGCTGGAGCTGGCGGGCATGTCGGCTGCCGAGATTCGTGCGAAGGTGTTGCCGTTGCTCGAACTCGTGGGCCTGACGGCGCAGAAGGATCGTTATCCGGCGCAGATCTCCGGTGGTCAGAAGCAGCGTGTAGGGATTGCCCGTGCGCTCGCGAGCGAGCCGCAGGTATTGCTTTCGGACGAGGCCACGTCGGCGCTCGACCCCGAGACCACGCGTTCGATTCTTGAACTGCTCAAGCGAATCAATCGCGAGCTGGGACTGACCGTCGTGCTGATTACGCACCAGATGGAGGTCATCAAGCAGGTATGTGACCGTGTTGCCGTGCTCGACGCCGGCCGTGTGGTTGAGCAGGGGCGGGTGATCGACGTGTTCCTGCGCCCGCGCCACGAAGTCACGCGTGCGCTCATCGGTGACGTGATCGCACAGGAATTGCCCGAGGGCGTTCGCGAACGTGTCGCATCGCGCATCGGCAATGGCCACGACCATCTGTATCGTCTGGCGTTTTCCGGCGCGGGTGTGGATCAGCCGCTGCTGTCCGAGGCGATTCGCCGCTACGAACTCGATTTCAATATCCTGCATGGCCAGATCGACGAGATCCAGGGGCAGGCCTTCGGATCGCTCGCCGTCCTGGCGGGCGGCACCCCGGCCCGCGTGGCCGAAGCCATGGCGTTCCTCGCCAGTCAGGGCGTTGTCGTTGAGGAGCTGAGCCATGTGGAGTGA
- a CDS encoding response regulator, with protein sequence MSTGNAATHTGSGLPLKVLLIEDSAVIRESLSEALGSTGMLQVAGVAETADDAVRTLKEDQFDAVIVDIQLRRGSGMDVLSYLHDAGLLPQLMAIVLTNYALATYRKRCQQLGVQYFFDKSLEFDRVIEVLDDFASSRQA encoded by the coding sequence ATGTCAACCGGGAACGCGGCAACGCATACGGGGTCCGGTTTGCCCCTCAAGGTGCTGTTGATCGAAGACTCGGCGGTAATTCGCGAGAGCCTGTCCGAAGCGCTCGGGTCGACCGGGATGCTTCAGGTGGCAGGTGTGGCGGAGACTGCTGACGACGCGGTTCGCACATTGAAGGAAGACCAGTTCGACGCGGTGATTGTCGATATTCAATTGCGGCGCGGCTCGGGCATGGACGTGCTGTCGTATCTGCACGACGCAGGCCTGTTGCCGCAACTCATGGCCATTGTGCTGACGAACTACGCATTGGCGACGTATCGCAAACGTTGCCAGCAGTTGGGTGTGCAGTACTTCTTCGACAAGTCATTGGAATTCGACCGCGTGATCGAAGTGCTCGACGATTTTGCCTCCAGCCGGCAGGCCTGA
- a CDS encoding response regulator: MSLTTIKILIADDHAIVRTGFKQFIADESDMEVLGEAASGDEVIHAVRNTEFDVVLLDIAMPDKNGIDTLRVIKQLRPEQGVLFLSTYPEAQYAVNLLRAGANGYLMKDAPPEEIIRAIRTVARGHRYVSEGTADLLAQKLDKPIDEPMHEQLSEREFQVFCKLAQGRTPTEIADELHLSVKTVSTYRARVLEKMHLKTNADLTLYALKNGLIS, from the coding sequence ATGTCATTGACGACAATAAAAATCCTGATTGCCGACGACCACGCGATCGTTCGTACTGGCTTCAAGCAGTTCATTGCCGACGAATCGGACATGGAAGTGCTGGGCGAGGCCGCGAGTGGCGACGAGGTGATTCATGCCGTTCGCAACACCGAGTTCGATGTCGTGCTGTTGGATATCGCCATGCCTGACAAGAACGGCATCGACACCCTGCGAGTGATCAAGCAATTGCGTCCCGAGCAGGGGGTGCTGTTCCTGTCGACCTACCCCGAAGCGCAGTACGCCGTGAATTTGCTGCGCGCCGGGGCGAACGGTTATCTGATGAAGGATGCGCCGCCCGAGGAAATCATCCGGGCGATTCGCACGGTGGCGCGCGGCCACCGGTATGTCAGTGAGGGAACGGCCGATCTGCTCGCACAGAAGCTGGACAAGCCGATCGACGAGCCCATGCATGAACAACTCTCGGAGCGCGAGTTCCAGGTGTTCTGCAAGCTTGCACAGGGACGCACCCCCACGGAAATCGCCGACGAACTGCATCTGTCGGTGAAGACTGTCAGCACGTATCGCGCACGTGTGCTGGAAAAAATGCATTTGAAGACCAATGCCGACCTGACGCTCTATGCGCTCAAGAACGGCCTGATCAGTTGA
- a CDS encoding ferritin-like domain-containing protein codes for MKGNGHSKHAGEDFEIDVRALRERAREHLDEGAVTEDYRADRDAVVHMLNDALATELVCVLRYKRHHFMATGIHAEPVAAEFAEHAMQEQDHADRIAARIVQLGGEPDFSPDGLSARSHAEYVTGSNLRDMIRENLVAERIAIESYREMIHYLGDRDTTTRRMLEEILAVEEEHADDMHDLLERE; via the coding sequence ATGAAAGGCAATGGTCACAGCAAGCACGCGGGTGAAGACTTCGAGATCGACGTTCGTGCATTGCGCGAGCGTGCCCGTGAGCATCTCGACGAAGGTGCCGTCACGGAAGATTACCGTGCCGATCGCGATGCGGTCGTGCACATGCTCAACGACGCACTGGCTACCGAGCTGGTGTGCGTGCTGCGCTACAAGCGCCACCATTTCATGGCCACCGGCATTCACGCAGAGCCGGTCGCGGCCGAGTTCGCGGAACACGCAATGCAGGAACAGGATCACGCGGATCGCATTGCGGCGCGGATCGTGCAACTGGGCGGCGAACCCGATTTTTCACCCGATGGGCTCTCGGCGCGTAGCCATGCGGAATACGTCACGGGGAGCAATCTGCGGGACATGATTCGCGAAAATCTCGTGGCAGAGCGTATTGCGATTGAGAGTTACCGCGAGATGATTCATTATTTGGGAGACCGGGACACGACGACGCGACGCATGCTCGAGGAAATCCTGGCGGTCGAGGAGGAGCATGCCGACGATATGCACGACCTGCTCGAGCGCGAATAA
- a CDS encoding DUF1328 domain-containing protein, which produces MLHYAVVFFVIALIAAVFGFTGIAAGAAEIAKILFFIFLVIFLVTLLFGVVRR; this is translated from the coding sequence ATGCTTCACTATGCTGTCGTGTTTTTCGTGATCGCGTTGATCGCCGCAGTTTTCGGTTTCACGGGAATTGCTGCCGGTGCGGCCGAGATTGCCAAGATTCTGTTCTTCATTTTCCTGGTGATCTTTCTGGTCACGCTGCTTTTCGGGGTGGTCCGACGATAG
- a CDS encoding DUF1328 family protein has protein sequence MLKWALLFALISIVAGVLGFTGIAAGAAGIAKILFVLFLVLFVIFLLLGLTVAKKIVD, from the coding sequence ATGTTGAAGTGGGCTTTGCTATTTGCACTGATCTCCATCGTAGCCGGCGTGTTGGGCTTCACGGGGATCGCTGCCGGTGCTGCCGGGATCGCGAAGATTCTGTTTGTGCTGTTCCTGGTGCTGTTCGTGATCTTCCTGCTGCTTGGACTTACCGTCGCCAAGAAGATCGTCGATTAG
- a CDS encoding sensor histidine kinase produces the protein MPRLLTSWLRRRSWIIAMIAAILITVGSLIGLESAHRRLASTYETALQAMTAANELNEIMARTSTVVSSQRGYLLTNNAIYLDPYLSAVRRIRDLAALIIQHYEDVGDAQATRDFANVMTLFSQRITAMETARAAVKQGEMSIEEALSPANLGMGTMEPVQNAITDLYNRELARARTAQDDGRFDQAISAISAGALSVLTILLFILLFRTLGRQMRQEELAREQLREQQAHLDRLVRERTEQLDELATHLQNVSEDEKTRLSRELHDELGAILTACKMDVTWAHHKLRATDPSIAEKLARAQRNLDSGIQTKRRIIENLRPTVLINFGLVTALRSLAEETADQQHWQLDLDLPEEDFALPESTAIVLFRVAQESLTNAGKYARATAVRVALACDGQRVRLEVIDNGIGLTRDQFNKPKTHGLFGMRQRVSAKGGRIDIHSLPQRLGTEIQVVLPLCNPADAPDIATEVTESTAPQAPVAGTTGAADNGTGEAPQTAQTPESQPSPQAAKPPTPPVGMH, from the coding sequence ATGCCCCGATTGTTGACGTCCTGGCTGCGCCGCCGAAGCTGGATCATTGCCATGATTGCCGCGATCCTCATCACGGTCGGGAGCCTGATCGGGCTGGAGTCGGCGCACCGCCGCCTCGCCTCCACTTACGAGACCGCCCTACAGGCCATGACGGCGGCCAACGAGCTCAACGAGATCATGGCGCGCACCTCCACTGTGGTCTCCAGCCAGCGCGGCTACCTGCTCACGAACAACGCGATCTATCTCGACCCCTATCTGTCGGCGGTGCGACGCATTCGAGACCTTGCCGCGCTCATCATCCAGCATTACGAAGATGTCGGCGATGCCCAGGCCACAAGGGACTTCGCCAACGTGATGACATTGTTCTCGCAGCGCATTACCGCGATGGAAACGGCGCGCGCAGCGGTCAAGCAAGGGGAGATGAGCATCGAGGAAGCGCTCTCGCCCGCCAACCTCGGCATGGGCACGATGGAGCCGGTGCAGAACGCCATCACGGACCTCTACAACCGCGAGCTGGCGCGCGCACGTACCGCGCAGGACGACGGCCGCTTCGATCAGGCAATCTCGGCGATAAGCGCCGGCGCCCTCTCGGTGCTCACCATCCTGCTGTTTATCCTGCTGTTCCGCACTCTCGGCCGGCAAATGCGACAGGAAGAACTGGCGCGCGAACAGTTGCGCGAACAGCAAGCGCATCTGGACCGGCTCGTGCGCGAACGTACCGAACAGCTCGACGAGTTGGCGACCCACTTGCAAAACGTCAGCGAAGACGAGAAGACGCGCCTCTCACGGGAGTTGCACGATGAACTGGGTGCGATTCTCACCGCCTGCAAAATGGACGTCACGTGGGCCCACCACAAACTGCGCGCGACCGATCCCTCCATCGCAGAGAAGCTGGCCCGCGCACAGCGCAATCTGGACTCGGGCATTCAAACCAAGCGCCGCATCATCGAAAATCTGCGCCCCACGGTGCTGATCAACTTCGGTCTGGTCACCGCATTACGCTCGCTTGCGGAGGAAACCGCAGATCAGCAACATTGGCAACTCGATCTCGATCTGCCAGAAGAAGATTTCGCACTGCCAGAGTCGACCGCCATCGTGCTGTTCCGCGTTGCTCAGGAGTCGCTCACGAACGCCGGCAAATACGCGCGTGCCACCGCTGTGCGCGTCGCGCTGGCATGCGACGGTCAACGAGTGCGTCTGGAAGTCATCGACAACGGCATCGGCCTCACGCGCGATCAGTTCAACAAGCCCAAGACGCATGGCCTGTTCGGCATGCGACAGCGTGTATCGGCCAAGGGTGGACGCATCGACATTCATTCGCTGCCGCAACGCCTCGGCACCGAAATTCAGGTCGTGCTGCCGCTGTGCAATCCCGCCGATGCACCTGACATCGCCACGGAAGTGACCGAGAGCACAGCGCCGCAAGCCCCCGTTGCCGGCACCACCGGTGCCGCCGACAACGGCACCGGCGAAGCGCCGCAAACGGCGCAAACGCCTGAATCGCAGCCATCCCCCCAAGCCGCCAAGCCCCCCACGCCGCCCGTCGGAATGCACTGA
- a CDS encoding CsbD family protein: MNSDLIKGKWNQLKGEAKKQWGNLTDDDLLKIEGNRDKFVGVIQERYGKAKADAEREVDTWNNQHKLW; this comes from the coding sequence ATGAACTCGGATCTGATCAAGGGCAAGTGGAACCAGCTTAAGGGTGAAGCCAAGAAGCAGTGGGGCAACCTGACCGACGACGATCTGCTCAAGATCGAAGGAAACCGCGACAAGTTCGTGGGCGTGATTCAGGAACGCTATGGCAAGGCCAAGGCCGATGCCGAACGCGAAGTCGACACCTGGAACAACCAGCACAAGCTCTGGTAA
- a CDS encoding entericidin A/B family lipoprotein, which yields MKRLIAIALLSGFALGLAGCNTIHGAGKDVEKGGEAIQGAADRNK from the coding sequence ATGAAACGATTGATCGCCATTGCACTGCTCTCCGGCTTCGCGCTGGGTCTCGCCGGCTGCAACACCATTCACGGTGCGGGCAAGGACGTTGAAAAGGGTGGCGAAGCCATCCAAGGCGCCGCAGACCGCAACAAGTAA
- a CDS encoding methyl-accepting chemotaxis protein — protein sequence MGLFTRTRGAAQTVAIMNEVAESAGTLGVELCDIAGNVDEIAVRIKRQAEVFQDLRRAASDTSEGNQRIASAAREARDVAERASAEISASRNTAHASLASIHGLVEGVSGMAGEIAGLRDALDHVGKVAEGISVIARQTNLLALNAAIEAARAGAAGRSFAVVATEVKLLASKTAEATQQIEHTLAALGERTERLMRESNANVARANDAREGTRAIASVIETAGTALDTFDRQAGQIAEVSEVIENECTTLAAHVDEMADGVSHSAEHVESARERINGLLSVSEHLIGLIAEADVETEDTPFIRAVRRAAKQVGESFEAALAKGKISEQELFDRRYEPIPGSNPQQLMARFTRFTDETLPAIQEPLLGLNERITFCAAVDENGYLPTHNRKFSQSPTNDPVWNAAHCRNRRLFNDRTGAAAGRNTKPLLLQTYRRDMGGGEFVVMKDASAPIYVNGRHWGGFRIAYRVAR from the coding sequence ATGGGGCTATTCACGCGCACCAGGGGAGCGGCGCAGACCGTCGCTATCATGAACGAGGTGGCCGAGAGCGCGGGCACCCTCGGCGTTGAGTTGTGCGATATCGCCGGTAACGTCGACGAAATCGCCGTTCGAATCAAGCGCCAGGCCGAAGTGTTTCAAGACCTTCGCCGGGCCGCCTCCGATACCAGCGAAGGGAATCAGCGCATCGCGAGCGCAGCACGCGAGGCACGCGACGTCGCTGAACGCGCAAGCGCTGAGATTTCGGCGTCGCGCAACACGGCGCATGCGTCGCTGGCTTCCATTCACGGCTTGGTGGAGGGCGTGTCCGGTATGGCGGGTGAGATCGCCGGACTACGTGACGCCCTCGATCATGTGGGGAAGGTGGCCGAGGGCATTTCCGTCATCGCTCGTCAGACCAATCTGCTCGCGCTCAACGCGGCGATCGAAGCGGCGCGCGCGGGGGCGGCCGGCCGCAGCTTCGCGGTCGTGGCGACGGAAGTCAAATTGCTCGCCAGCAAGACCGCGGAGGCGACGCAGCAAATCGAGCACACCCTCGCGGCGTTGGGCGAGCGTACCGAACGTCTGATGCGTGAGAGCAATGCCAATGTCGCTCGCGCCAACGATGCGCGCGAAGGCACCCGCGCCATTGCGAGCGTGATCGAGACCGCCGGCACGGCGCTCGATACGTTCGATCGTCAGGCTGGGCAGATCGCCGAAGTCAGCGAAGTCATCGAAAACGAATGCACGACACTCGCCGCCCACGTCGACGAAATGGCCGATGGGGTCTCGCATTCGGCGGAACACGTCGAAAGCGCCCGCGAGCGAATCAACGGGTTGCTGTCCGTCTCGGAGCATCTGATCGGCCTGATCGCCGAAGCCGACGTGGAGACGGAGGACACTCCGTTCATTCGCGCCGTGCGCCGGGCGGCCAAGCAAGTGGGGGAGAGTTTCGAGGCCGCGCTGGCCAAGGGCAAGATCAGCGAGCAGGAGTTGTTCGACCGTCGCTACGAACCGATTCCGGGGTCGAACCCGCAGCAGTTGATGGCGCGCTTCACTCGCTTCACTGACGAGACATTGCCGGCGATTCAGGAACCGTTGCTCGGGCTCAACGAGCGCATCACGTTTTGTGCCGCGGTCGACGAGAATGGCTATCTGCCGACGCACAACCGCAAGTTCTCACAGTCGCCAACGAACGACCCGGTGTGGAACGCAGCGCATTGCCGCAACCGCCGTCTCTTCAACGATCGCACGGGCGCGGCCGCCGGACGCAACACCAAACCGCTGCTGCTCCAGACCTACCGGCGCGACATGGGCGGGGGCGAGTTCGTGGTGATGAAAGACGCCTCGGCACCGATCTATGTGAACGGGCGTCATTGGGGGGGCTTTCGGATCGCTTACCGGGTGGCGCGTTAG
- a CDS encoding LysR family transcriptional regulator, whose protein sequence is MVMVSLRQMRYFLEVVDAGGFSAAAERLFVAQSALSRQISELERELQAVLLERSSKGVTLTPAGRTFVNEARRVLTELEGSVALTRSVARGEQGTVRLAHSSSVPFAGTLPAALLAHLQANPGVSVDISTLSSEQQQDDIEAGRIDLGLVRLPVLRPAASLMCETLATERLLLLVPPGHALAGETSVSVAALAAEPFVSLPHRERGGLSYRVAQLCQQHGFFPKAAVATSRKATLVNLVAAGFGVAIVPQSLAAMAGPEVRRVTLDDANADSKIALLHRRDAGGLVIAVGEALRAAIGHAASASQPERQ, encoded by the coding sequence ATGGTCATGGTGTCGCTGCGGCAGATGCGGTATTTCCTGGAAGTGGTCGACGCCGGTGGGTTCAGTGCGGCGGCCGAACGTTTGTTCGTTGCACAATCGGCGCTGAGCCGCCAGATCTCGGAACTTGAGCGCGAGTTGCAGGCGGTGTTGCTCGAGCGCTCGTCCAAGGGCGTGACGCTCACGCCTGCGGGACGGACGTTCGTGAACGAGGCGCGGCGTGTGCTCACAGAACTCGAAGGCTCGGTGGCCCTCACGCGCAGCGTGGCGCGCGGTGAGCAGGGCACGGTACGCCTGGCGCATTCGAGCTCGGTACCGTTCGCCGGCACGTTGCCCGCCGCCTTGTTGGCCCATCTTCAAGCCAATCCCGGCGTGAGCGTCGACATCTCGACCCTGTCCTCGGAGCAGCAGCAGGACGACATCGAGGCGGGGCGTATCGATCTGGGACTGGTGCGGTTGCCGGTGCTGCGCCCGGCGGCGTCGTTGATGTGCGAGACCCTCGCGACCGAACGCTTGCTGCTGCTGGTGCCGCCGGGCCACGCGCTGGCGGGCGAGACGTCGGTAAGCGTGGCGGCGCTGGCCGCCGAGCCGTTTGTGTCGCTGCCACATCGCGAGCGTGGCGGATTGAGCTACCGTGTCGCGCAGTTGTGCCAGCAGCATGGCTTTTTCCCGAAGGCTGCCGTGGCGACGTCGCGCAAGGCAACGCTCGTGAATCTCGTCGCGGCGGGATTTGGGGTGGCCATCGTGCCGCAAAGCCTTGCCGCCATGGCCGGGCCGGAGGTGCGACGCGTGACGCTCGACGACGCCAACGCCGACAGCAAAATCGCCTTGCTGCACCGCCGCGACGCCGGCGGATTGGTCATTGCCGTCGGCGAGGCGCTACGCGCAGCGATCGGCCACGCGGCGTCTGCGAGCCAGCCCGAGAGGCAGTAA
- a CDS encoding sulfite exporter TauE/SafE family protein, with protein sequence MLSTLSLPILDTLLAALPTPGHWLLMSAALVVAYVIFGVAGFGTALVASPILAYAMPVAQIVPMLALLDFGAASGNVVRNARAADVGELRRLVPAIIAGSLAGAALLLTLRPDVLLRALAWFICGYAVFSLIGPRAKSRLSQAWAVPFGALGGMFGAMFGSGGFIFAIYLTSRLERVEAMRVTQATLIGLSTLVRATLFLIAGVYANLSMLVTAASLIPAMIAGMWLGKHITLRLSRQQFVKVVNLVVLAAGIALLMRSR encoded by the coding sequence ATGCTTTCGACGTTGTCTCTGCCGATCCTCGACACCCTTCTCGCCGCCCTCCCGACGCCCGGCCACTGGCTACTGATGAGCGCTGCGCTCGTCGTCGCTTATGTCATCTTCGGCGTGGCGGGCTTCGGCACAGCACTCGTTGCCAGTCCCATCCTCGCCTATGCCATGCCGGTCGCACAGATCGTGCCGATGTTGGCCTTGCTCGATTTCGGCGCAGCCTCGGGCAATGTGGTGCGCAACGCCCGTGCCGCAGACGTCGGCGAGTTGCGCCGTCTGGTGCCTGCCATCATCGCCGGCAGTCTTGCCGGTGCCGCGCTGTTGCTGACGTTACGACCCGACGTCCTGTTGCGCGCGCTGGCCTGGTTCATCTGCGGCTATGCCGTGTTCTCGCTGATCGGACCGCGCGCAAAATCGCGTCTGTCGCAGGCATGGGCAGTGCCGTTCGGGGCGCTGGGCGGCATGTTCGGCGCGATGTTCGGTAGCGGCGGCTTCATCTTCGCGATCTATCTGACGAGTCGGCTCGAGCGCGTCGAAGCGATGCGGGTGACGCAGGCAACGCTCATCGGCTTGAGCACGTTGGTGCGCGCCACACTTTTTCTGATTGCAGGGGTCTACGCCAATTTGTCGATGCTGGTCACGGCGGCATCGCTGATACCGGCCATGATCGCCGGGATGTGGCTCGGAAAGCACATCACCCTGCGACTCTCCCGCCAACAGTTCGTGAAGGTGGTCAATCTCGTCGTGCTGGCGGCAGGTATCGCGCTGCTCATGCGCAGTCGATAG